From the genome of bacterium, one region includes:
- a CDS encoding NAD-dependent epimerase/dehydratase family protein — PRCGGSMDPVWTDETVINPHSQYGISKYTQEMVALNIGRRYGIPTVCMRYSIVQGPRQSFRNAYSGVLRIFTQRLLSGKPPVCYEDGGQLRDYVSVFDAARANVLVMDDARADFQVFNVGGDRHLSVLEYAHLIARRAGVAIDPQIPGRYRVGDTRHIFSDVTKLKGLGWTPTVTLEEIVDEYIAWAQGQPGFRDYSVEAEVHMSKLGTIREVM, encoded by the coding sequence CCCCCGGTGCGGGGGGAGCATGGATCCCGTGTGGACCGATGAAACAGTCATCAATCCACACAGCCAATACGGCATCAGCAAGTATACTCAGGAGATGGTCGCGCTGAACATCGGCCGGCGCTATGGTATTCCCACGGTCTGCATGCGATACTCCATCGTCCAGGGCCCGCGCCAATCGTTCCGGAACGCCTATTCTGGGGTGCTGCGAATTTTCACGCAGCGCCTCCTCAGCGGTAAACCGCCAGTGTGCTATGAGGACGGGGGCCAACTTCGCGATTACGTCTCTGTGTTCGATGCCGCTCGGGCTAACGTCCTGGTCATGGATGATGCGCGGGCAGACTTCCAGGTATTCAATGTGGGAGGAGACCGTCATCTCTCGGTCCTAGAGTACGCTCATCTGATTGCCCGGCGGGCCGGGGTCGCGATCGACCCCCAGATTCCGGGCCGTTATCGTGTCGGTGATACGCGTCATATCTTCTCGGACGTGACGAAGCTGAAAGGTCTCGGTTGGACCCCCACGGTCACCTTGGAGGAGATTGTTGATGAGTACATTGCCTGGGCTCAAGGACAACCGGGGTTCCGAGATTATTCTGTGGAAGCCGAGGTGCATATGAGTAAGCTCGGCACGATCAGAGAGGTCATGTAA
- a CDS encoding class I SAM-dependent methyltransferase: MLNTLIANPPKFHGDPAWGVGEMDWGTGTEVLRYLSEVLVPGMKTAETGAGKSTVLFAAKGCDHVTVTPSHDEPDRIRAYCEKLGISLDRVVFVNAPSEQALPTLVLSEIDLALIDGSHAFPWPILDFFYLSRVLRKDGLLIVDDIGIWTCGLLAEFLTRSKEWEVVRRFRDANAVVARKAVERFTDEWMRQPFPTAVAWTRRVRRLIRKVVR, encoded by the coding sequence GTGCTTAATACCCTCATCGCCAATCCGCCGAAGTTTCACGGCGACCCGGCCTGGGGGGTCGGGGAGATGGACTGGGGCACGGGGACAGAAGTGCTGCGATACCTCAGTGAGGTTCTTGTCCCTGGCATGAAGACCGCAGAAACGGGAGCCGGGAAAAGCACCGTCCTGTTCGCCGCAAAGGGATGCGACCATGTTACCGTCACCCCCTCTCACGATGAGCCTGATCGTATCCGAGCCTACTGCGAGAAGCTCGGGATCTCATTAGATCGTGTCGTGTTTGTGAACGCGCCCTCAGAGCAGGCGCTCCCTACGTTGGTGTTGAGCGAGATCGACTTGGCCCTGATCGACGGGTCCCATGCGTTCCCGTGGCCGATCCTTGATTTCTTCTACCTGTCGCGGGTTCTCCGGAAAGACGGCCTCCTGATCGTGGACGACATCGGGATCTGGACCTGTGGTCTCTTGGCTGAATTTCTTACACGGTCTAAGGAGTGGGAAGTCGTTCGGCGCTTCCGTGACGCGAATGCCGTTGTGGCTCGAAAGGCTGTGGAGCGATTCACGGATGAATGGATGCGGCAACCGTTCCCGACCGCCGTGGCGTGGACTCGTCGGGTCAGGAGATTGATTCGAAAGGTCGTGCGATAA
- a CDS encoding ImmA/IrrE family metallo-endopeptidase has translation MIGLLEPRRVFYEHEARAFAAELLMPFAEVRRRWFGLSSDGKSVEDMVRRLAEKFKVTPAAMRVRLQQMKIIAT, from the coding sequence ATGATCGGGCTCCTCGAGCCGCGGCGGGTCTTCTACGAACATGAGGCTCGCGCTTTCGCGGCCGAGCTCCTGATGCCGTTCGCCGAAGTTCGGCGGCGCTGGTTCGGCCTCTCTTCCGATGGCAAGAGCGTCGAGGACATGGTGCGCCGTCTCGCAGAGAAGTTTAAGGTGACACCAGCGGCGATGCGAGTGCGTTTACAACAAATGAAAATCATCGCTACGTAA
- a CDS encoding site-specific integrase has product MIQALYTRLLTERHLAPATVKQAASILHAALRDAVRQGIVMKNPAAQCTAPAVPDRYEMQVWRQEQLDAYLVDATATPSVFAFYVTMVATGCRPGELAGAPEDAIDFERGTLRVRTNLVKPGRQPVFDEPKTGSGYRTIPLPPEAVAAIRAALLWKKQRRLKMGPKLRDGGTLFCTPRGRPLDRRVLRARDHMDRITRLKLPAARIYDLRHLNITYTIAAGVDPRTAADRAGHKDPGYLIRRYAHAVAAAQERAVAVCSTLVAQTRGLAR; this is encoded by the coding sequence ATGATCCAGGCGCTCTACACGCGGCTGCTGACCGAGCGCCACCTCGCTCCGGCGACGGTGAAGCAGGCAGCTTCGATCCTGCACGCTGCGCTTCGTGACGCCGTGCGTCAGGGCATCGTGATGAAGAACCCCGCGGCCCAGTGCACGGCGCCGGCGGTCCCCGACCGATACGAGATGCAAGTCTGGAGGCAGGAGCAGCTCGACGCGTACCTCGTGGACGCCACGGCGACGCCGAGCGTGTTTGCGTTCTACGTAACGATGGTCGCTACAGGTTGCCGCCCCGGTGAGCTCGCTGGCGCCCCCGAGGACGCGATCGACTTCGAGCGCGGGACGCTCCGGGTGCGGACGAACCTCGTGAAGCCGGGACGCCAGCCGGTGTTCGACGAGCCGAAGACGGGTTCCGGGTACCGAACCATCCCGCTGCCGCCGGAGGCCGTGGCGGCGATCAGGGCCGCGCTGCTCTGGAAAAAGCAGCGCCGCCTCAAGATGGGGCCGAAGCTTCGGGATGGAGGGACGCTGTTTTGCACCCCACGGGGCCGACCGCTCGACCGGCGGGTACTCCGGGCGCGCGATCACATGGACCGCATCACCCGTCTCAAACTCCCTGCCGCACGGATCTACGACCTCAGACACTTGAACATCACCTACACGATCGCCGCGGGCGTGGACCCGCGCACGGCGGCCGATCGGGCGGGGCATAAGGACCCAGGCTACCTCATCCGACGGTACGCGCACGCGGTCGCCGCGGCACAGGAACGGGCGGTCGCGGTTTGTAGCACCCTTGTAGCACAAACCAGAGGTTTGGCGCGGTGA